From one Neofelis nebulosa isolate mNeoNeb1 chromosome 4, mNeoNeb1.pri, whole genome shotgun sequence genomic stretch:
- the CAMSAP3 gene encoding calmodulin-regulated spectrin-associated protein 3 isoform X4 — protein MVEAAPPGPGPLRRTFLVPEIKSLDQYDFSRAKAAASLAWVLRAAFGGAEHVPSELWEPFYTDQYAQEHVKPPVTRLLLSAELYCRAWRQVLPQLETPPSPSALLALLARRGTVPALPERPVQEADLRHQPILMGAHLAVIDALMVAFAFEWTKTLPGPLALASLEHKLLFWVDTTIRRLQEKTEQEAAQRASPAAPADGVAPAQPSCPTRWYWKLVPHAIAFCLKESGSKPPMIRYRKDRAVARRAPCFPTVTTLQDLASGAALAATIHCYCPQLLRLEEVCLKDPMSVADSLYNLQLVQDFCASRLPRGCPLSLEDLLYVPPPLKINLVVLLAEMFMCFEVLKPDFVQAKDLPDGHAASPRATEASSAQNSSGCSSPVFNFRHPLLSPGGSQSPLRGSTGSLKSSPSMSHMEALGKAWNRQLSDVDVVMGDPVLLRSVSSDSLGPPRPVPARTPVQPAPEPGDLPTIEEALQIIHSAEPRLLPDGAADGSFYLHSPEGPSKLPLASSYPLEGASKAPAYVPHPEAPLKPSPCTVAEMSKPSALSEGSPKAAASSPAANNSEVKMTSFAERKKQLVRAEAEAGSPTATPAAPEALSSEMSELGARLEEKRRAIEAQKRRIEAIFAKHRQRLGKSAFLQVQPREAGGEAEAEAEPGPVPGGERPAGEGQGEPSPRPKAVTFSPELGPVPPEGLGDYNRAVSKLSAALSSLQRDMQRLTDQQQRLLAPPEAPGPAPPPAAWVIPGPTVGPKAASPSPARRVPAARRSPGPGPSPTPRSPKHARPAELRLAPLTRVLTPPHDVDSLPHLRKFSPSQVPVQTRSSILLAEGSPPEEPAARPGLIEIPLGSLEEPTAEDEGDGSPPGAEDSLEEEASSEGEPRAGLGFFYKDEDKPEDEMAQKRASLLERQQRRAEEARRRKQWQEAEKEQRREEAARLAQEEAAPGPPAPPAPAAIPAPAARAPVEEEVGPRRGEFTRLEYERRAQLKLMDDLDKVLRPRAAGTGGPGRGGRRGPRPRSGCCDDSALARSPARGLLGSRLSKVYSQSTLSLSTVANEAPNNLGVKRPTSRAPSPSGLMSPSRLPGSRERDWENGSNASSPASVPEYTGPRLYKEPSAKSNKFIIHNALSHCCLAGKVNEPQKNRILEEIEKSKANHFLILFRDSSCQFRALYTLSGETEELTRLAGYGPRTVTPAMVEGIYKYNSDRKRFTQIPAKTMSMSVDAFTIQGHLWQSKKPTTPKKGSSTPK, from the exons AGCATGTGCCCTCGGAGCTGTGGGAGCCCTTCTACACCGACCAGTACGCACAGGAGCACGTGAAGCCCCCGGTGACACGGCTGCTGCTCTCGGCCGAGCTCTACTGCCGGGCCTGGCGCCAGGTGCTGCCGCAGCTCGAGACCCCCCCCAGTCCCTCCGCGCTGCTGGCCCTGCTGGCGCGGAGGGGCACGGTGCCCGCGCTGCCCGAGCGTCCCGTGCAGGAGGCCGACTTGAGGCACCAGCCTATCCTCATG GGAGCCCACCTAGCTGTCATTGACGCCCTCATGGTTGCCTTCGCCTTCGAGTGGACAAAGACACTGCCCGGTCCCTTGGCCCTGGCCAGCTTGGAGCACAAGCTCCTTTTCTGGGTGGACACG acCATCCGGCGGTTGCAGGAGAAGACTGAGCAGGAAGCTGCCCAGAGAGCCTCTCCCGCGGCCCCTGCAGATGGGGTGGCCCCCGCACAGCCCTCG TGCCCCACACGCTGGTACTGGAAGCTGGTTCCT CACGCAATTGCCTTCTGTTTGAAGGAGTCGGGGAGCAAACCCCCCATG ATCCGATACCGCAAGGACCGAGCTGTGGCCCGACGCGCCCCCTGCTTTCCAACCGTGACCACCCTCCAGGATCTGGCGAGTGGGGCCGCGCTGGCCGCCACGATCCATTGCTATTGTCCCCAGCTCTTGCGACTCGAGG AGGTGTGCCTCAAGGACCCCATGTCTGTGGCGGACAGCCTCTACAACCTCCAGCTGGTGCAGGATTTCTGTGCCTCCCGCCTTCCTCGTGGCTGCCCACTGTCCCTCGAGGACCTGCTGTATGTCCCACCGCCCCTCAAG ATCAACCTGGTGGTGCTGCTCGCTGAGATGTTCATGTGCTTTGAGGTGCTGAAACCTGATTTCGTGCAGGCTAAGGACCTTCCTGATGGTCATG CGGCCTCCCCCCGGGCCACAGAGGCCTCTTCCGCCCAGAACAGCAGTGGCTGCAG TTCTCCTGTCTTCAATTTCCGCCACCCACTCCTGTCACCCGGCGGCTCCCAGTCCCCACTCCGTGGATCCACAG gctcaCTGAAGTCCTCCCCGTCCATGTCCCACATGGAGGCCCTCGGCAAGGCCTGGAACCGTCAGCTCAG CGACGTGGATGTCGTCATGGGAGACCCCGTCCTACTCCGCTCGGTCAGCTCAGACAGCCTGGGCCCCCCGCGCCCTGTGCCAGCCCGGACCCCCGTGCAGCCAGCCCCGGAGCCTGGCGACCTGCCTACCATCGAGGAGGCCCTGCAGATCATCCACAGTGCCGAGCCCCGGCTGCTCCCAGATGGGGCTGCCGACGGCAGCTTCTACCTCCACTCCCCCGAGGGGCCCTCCAAACTGCCGCTGGCTTCCTCCTACCCACTCGAGGGGGCCTCCAAAGCACCCGCCTACGTGCCCCACCCCGAGGCCCCCTTGAAACCGTCTCCCTGCACGGTGGCGGAGATGTCGAAACCGTCGGCCCTATCCGAGGGCTCCCCGAAGGCGGCGGCTTCGTCCCCAGCGGCCAACAACTCCGAAGTGAAGATGACCAGCTTTGCTGAACGCAAGAAGCAGCTGGTGAGGGCTGAGGCCGAGGCAGGGTCCCCGACGGCCACCCCCGCGGCACCAGAGGCCCTGAGCTCCGAGATGAGCGAGCTGGGAGCCCGGCTGGAGGAGAAACGGCGGGCCATAGAGGCTCAGAAGCGACGGATCGAGGCCATCTTTGCCAAGCACCGCCAGCGACTGGGCAAGAGCGCTTTCTTGCAGGTGCAGCCTCGGGAGGCCGGAGGGGAGGCGGAGGCAGAGGCGGAGCCAGGCCCAGTCCCCGGTGGGGAGCGGCCGGCGGGTGAGGGCCAGGGCGAGCCATCCCCGCGGCCCAAGGCGGTGACCTTCTCACCCGAACTGGGCCCAGTGCCCCCCGAGGGGCTGGGGGACTATAACCGGGCGGTCAGCAAGTTAAGCGCCGCGCTGAGCTCACTGCAGCGGGACATGCAGAGGCTCACGGACCAGCAGCAGCGGCTCCTGGCTCCGCCCGAGGCCCCTGGGCCtgccccgccgcccgccgcgtGGGTCATCCCTGGTCCCACGGTGGGTCCCAAAGCCGCATCTCCCAGCCCTGCTCGGCGCGTCCCGGCTGCCCGGCGCAGCCCCGGGCCCGGCCCCAGCCCGACACCCCGAAGCCCGAAACACGCACGGCCGGCGGAGCTGCGGCTGGCTCCCCTGACGAGAGTGCTCACGCCTCCCCATGATGTAGACAGCCTCCCCCACCTGCGCAAGTTCTCGCCAAGCCAGGTGCCCGTGCAGACCCGTTCCTCTATCCTCCTGGCGGAGGGGTCGCCTCCAGAGGAGCCCGCGGCCCGGCCTGGCCTCATCGAGATCCCACTGGGCAGCCTGGAAGAGCCCACGGCCGAGGACGAGGGAGACGGGAGCCCCCCTGGTGCTGAGGATTCCTTAGAGGAGGAGGCGTCTTCGGAGGGAGAGCCCCGGGCCGGGCTGGGATTCTTCTACAAG GATGAAGACAAGCCCGAGGACGAGATGGCCCAAAAGCGGGCCAGCCTGCTGGAACGGCAGCAGCGGCGGGCGGAGGAGGCTCGGCGGCGGAAGCAGTGGCAGGAGGCCGAGAAGGAGCAGCGGAGGGAAGAGGCTGCCCG GCTGGCCCAGGAGGAGGCGGCCCCGGGTCCTCCAGCCCCCCCAGCTCCTGCAGCGATCCCGGCCCCTGCCGCCAGGGCCCCCGTCGAGGAGGAGGTGGGCCCCAGGAGGGGGGAGTTCACCCGGCTCGAGTATGAACGCCGGGCCCAGCTGAAGCTGATGGACGACCTTGACAAAGTGCTACGGCCACGGGCTGCGGGGAccggggggccgggccggggtgGGCGGAGGGGCCCCCGGCCGCGCTCCGGTTGCTGTGACGACTCGGCCCTGGCACGAAGCCCTGCCCGTGGCCTGCTGG GCTCCCGGCTCAGCAAAGTCTACTCTCAGTCCACCCTGTCACTGTCAACCGTGGCCAACGAGGCCCCCAATAATCTTGGCGTGAAGAGGCCGACGTCTCG ggctccatccccATCCGGCCTCATGTCCCCGAGCCGCCTGCCTGGTAGCCGGGAACGCGACTGGGAGAACGGGAGCAACGCCTCGTCCCCGGCGTCGGTGCCCGAGTACACAG GTCCGCGGCTGTACAAGGAGCCCAGCGCCAAGTCCAACAAGTTCATCATCCACAATGCCCTGTCGCACTGCTGCCTCGCGGGCAAGGTAAACGAACCGCAGAAGAACCGCATTCTGGAG GAAATTGAGAAGAGCAAGGCCAATCACTTCCTGATCCTCTTCCGCGACTCGAGCTGCCAGTTCCGGGCCCTCTACACGTTGTCcggggagacagaggagctgaCGAGGCTGGCCGGCTACGGCCCCCGCACAGTCACGCCCGCCATGGTCGAGGGCATCTACAAGTACAACTCGGACCGCAAGCGCTTTACCCAGATCCCTGCCAAGACCATGTCCATGAGTGTAGACGCCTTCACCATCCAGGGCCACCTCTGGCAGAGCAAGAAGCCCACCACCCCCAAGAAGGGCAGCAGCACCCCCAAGTAG
- the CAMSAP3 gene encoding calmodulin-regulated spectrin-associated protein 3 isoform X1, with protein MVEAAPPGPGPLRRTFLVPEIKSLDQYDFSRAKAAASLAWVLRAAFGGAEHVPSELWEPFYTDQYAQEHVKPPVTRLLLSAELYCRAWRQVLPQLETPPSPSALLALLARRGTVPALPERPVQEADLRHQPILMGAHLAVIDALMVAFAFEWTKTLPGPLALASLEHKLLFWVDTTIRRLQEKTEQEAAQRASPAAPADGVAPAQPSCPTRWYWKLVPHAIAFCLKESGSKPPMIRYRKDRAVARRAPCFPTVTTLQDLASGAALAATIHCYCPQLLRLEEVCLKDPMSVADSLYNLQLVQDFCASRLPRGCPLSLEDLLYVPPPLKINLVVLLAEMFMCFEVLKPDFVQAKDLPDGHAASPRATEASSAQNSSGCSSPVFNFRHPLLSPGGSQSPLRGSTGSLKSSPSMSHMEALGKAWNRQLSRPLSQAVSFSTPFGLDSDVDVVMGDPVLLRSVSSDSLGPPRPVPARTPVQPAPEPGDLPTIEEALQIIHSAEPRLLPDGAADGSFYLHSPEGPSKLPLASSYPLEGASKAPAYVPHPEAPLKPSPCTVAEMSKPSALSEGSPKAAASSPAANNSEVKMTSFAERKKQLVRAEAEAGSPTATPAAPEALSSEMSELGARLEEKRRAIEAQKRRIEAIFAKHRQRLGKSAFLQVQPREAGGEAEAEAEPGPVPGGERPAGEGQGEPSPRPKAVTFSPELGPVPPEGLGDYNRAVSKLSAALSSLQRDMQRLTDQQQRLLAPPEAPGPAPPPAAWVIPGPTVGPKAASPSPARRVPAARRSPGPGPSPTPRSPKHARPAELRLAPLTRVLTPPHDVDSLPHLRKFSPSQVPVQTRSSILLAEGSPPEEPAARPGLIEIPLGSLEEPTAEDEGDGSPPGAEDSLEEEASSEGEPRAGLGFFYKDEDKPEDEMAQKRASLLERQQRRAEEARRRKQWQEAEKEQRREEAARLAQEEAAPGPPAPPAPAAIPAPAARAPVEEEVGPRRGEFTRLEYERRAQLKLMDDLDKVLRPRAAGTGGPGRGGRRGPRPRSGCCDDSALARSPARGLLGSRLSKVYSQSTLSLSTVANEAPNNLGVKRPTSRAPSPSGLMSPSRLPGSRERDWENGSNASSPASVPEYTGPRLYKEPSAKSNKFIIHNALSHCCLAGKVNEPQKNRILEEIEKSKANHFLILFRDSSCQFRALYTLSGETEELTRLAGYGPRTVTPAMVEGIYKYNSDRKRFTQIPAKTMSMSVDAFTIQGHLWQSKKPTTPKKGSSTPK; from the exons AGCATGTGCCCTCGGAGCTGTGGGAGCCCTTCTACACCGACCAGTACGCACAGGAGCACGTGAAGCCCCCGGTGACACGGCTGCTGCTCTCGGCCGAGCTCTACTGCCGGGCCTGGCGCCAGGTGCTGCCGCAGCTCGAGACCCCCCCCAGTCCCTCCGCGCTGCTGGCCCTGCTGGCGCGGAGGGGCACGGTGCCCGCGCTGCCCGAGCGTCCCGTGCAGGAGGCCGACTTGAGGCACCAGCCTATCCTCATG GGAGCCCACCTAGCTGTCATTGACGCCCTCATGGTTGCCTTCGCCTTCGAGTGGACAAAGACACTGCCCGGTCCCTTGGCCCTGGCCAGCTTGGAGCACAAGCTCCTTTTCTGGGTGGACACG acCATCCGGCGGTTGCAGGAGAAGACTGAGCAGGAAGCTGCCCAGAGAGCCTCTCCCGCGGCCCCTGCAGATGGGGTGGCCCCCGCACAGCCCTCG TGCCCCACACGCTGGTACTGGAAGCTGGTTCCT CACGCAATTGCCTTCTGTTTGAAGGAGTCGGGGAGCAAACCCCCCATG ATCCGATACCGCAAGGACCGAGCTGTGGCCCGACGCGCCCCCTGCTTTCCAACCGTGACCACCCTCCAGGATCTGGCGAGTGGGGCCGCGCTGGCCGCCACGATCCATTGCTATTGTCCCCAGCTCTTGCGACTCGAGG AGGTGTGCCTCAAGGACCCCATGTCTGTGGCGGACAGCCTCTACAACCTCCAGCTGGTGCAGGATTTCTGTGCCTCCCGCCTTCCTCGTGGCTGCCCACTGTCCCTCGAGGACCTGCTGTATGTCCCACCGCCCCTCAAG ATCAACCTGGTGGTGCTGCTCGCTGAGATGTTCATGTGCTTTGAGGTGCTGAAACCTGATTTCGTGCAGGCTAAGGACCTTCCTGATGGTCATG CGGCCTCCCCCCGGGCCACAGAGGCCTCTTCCGCCCAGAACAGCAGTGGCTGCAG TTCTCCTGTCTTCAATTTCCGCCACCCACTCCTGTCACCCGGCGGCTCCCAGTCCCCACTCCGTGGATCCACAG gctcaCTGAAGTCCTCCCCGTCCATGTCCCACATGGAGGCCCTCGGCAAGGCCTGGAACCGTCAGCTCAG CCGTCCCCTCTCCCAGGCAGTGTCGTTCAGCACCCCCTTTGGCCTGGACAGCGACGTGGATGTCGTCATGGGAGACCCCGTCCTACTCCGCTCGGTCAGCTCAGACAGCCTGGGCCCCCCGCGCCCTGTGCCAGCCCGGACCCCCGTGCAGCCAGCCCCGGAGCCTGGCGACCTGCCTACCATCGAGGAGGCCCTGCAGATCATCCACAGTGCCGAGCCCCGGCTGCTCCCAGATGGGGCTGCCGACGGCAGCTTCTACCTCCACTCCCCCGAGGGGCCCTCCAAACTGCCGCTGGCTTCCTCCTACCCACTCGAGGGGGCCTCCAAAGCACCCGCCTACGTGCCCCACCCCGAGGCCCCCTTGAAACCGTCTCCCTGCACGGTGGCGGAGATGTCGAAACCGTCGGCCCTATCCGAGGGCTCCCCGAAGGCGGCGGCTTCGTCCCCAGCGGCCAACAACTCCGAAGTGAAGATGACCAGCTTTGCTGAACGCAAGAAGCAGCTGGTGAGGGCTGAGGCCGAGGCAGGGTCCCCGACGGCCACCCCCGCGGCACCAGAGGCCCTGAGCTCCGAGATGAGCGAGCTGGGAGCCCGGCTGGAGGAGAAACGGCGGGCCATAGAGGCTCAGAAGCGACGGATCGAGGCCATCTTTGCCAAGCACCGCCAGCGACTGGGCAAGAGCGCTTTCTTGCAGGTGCAGCCTCGGGAGGCCGGAGGGGAGGCGGAGGCAGAGGCGGAGCCAGGCCCAGTCCCCGGTGGGGAGCGGCCGGCGGGTGAGGGCCAGGGCGAGCCATCCCCGCGGCCCAAGGCGGTGACCTTCTCACCCGAACTGGGCCCAGTGCCCCCCGAGGGGCTGGGGGACTATAACCGGGCGGTCAGCAAGTTAAGCGCCGCGCTGAGCTCACTGCAGCGGGACATGCAGAGGCTCACGGACCAGCAGCAGCGGCTCCTGGCTCCGCCCGAGGCCCCTGGGCCtgccccgccgcccgccgcgtGGGTCATCCCTGGTCCCACGGTGGGTCCCAAAGCCGCATCTCCCAGCCCTGCTCGGCGCGTCCCGGCTGCCCGGCGCAGCCCCGGGCCCGGCCCCAGCCCGACACCCCGAAGCCCGAAACACGCACGGCCGGCGGAGCTGCGGCTGGCTCCCCTGACGAGAGTGCTCACGCCTCCCCATGATGTAGACAGCCTCCCCCACCTGCGCAAGTTCTCGCCAAGCCAGGTGCCCGTGCAGACCCGTTCCTCTATCCTCCTGGCGGAGGGGTCGCCTCCAGAGGAGCCCGCGGCCCGGCCTGGCCTCATCGAGATCCCACTGGGCAGCCTGGAAGAGCCCACGGCCGAGGACGAGGGAGACGGGAGCCCCCCTGGTGCTGAGGATTCCTTAGAGGAGGAGGCGTCTTCGGAGGGAGAGCCCCGGGCCGGGCTGGGATTCTTCTACAAG GATGAAGACAAGCCCGAGGACGAGATGGCCCAAAAGCGGGCCAGCCTGCTGGAACGGCAGCAGCGGCGGGCGGAGGAGGCTCGGCGGCGGAAGCAGTGGCAGGAGGCCGAGAAGGAGCAGCGGAGGGAAGAGGCTGCCCG GCTGGCCCAGGAGGAGGCGGCCCCGGGTCCTCCAGCCCCCCCAGCTCCTGCAGCGATCCCGGCCCCTGCCGCCAGGGCCCCCGTCGAGGAGGAGGTGGGCCCCAGGAGGGGGGAGTTCACCCGGCTCGAGTATGAACGCCGGGCCCAGCTGAAGCTGATGGACGACCTTGACAAAGTGCTACGGCCACGGGCTGCGGGGAccggggggccgggccggggtgGGCGGAGGGGCCCCCGGCCGCGCTCCGGTTGCTGTGACGACTCGGCCCTGGCACGAAGCCCTGCCCGTGGCCTGCTGG GCTCCCGGCTCAGCAAAGTCTACTCTCAGTCCACCCTGTCACTGTCAACCGTGGCCAACGAGGCCCCCAATAATCTTGGCGTGAAGAGGCCGACGTCTCG ggctccatccccATCCGGCCTCATGTCCCCGAGCCGCCTGCCTGGTAGCCGGGAACGCGACTGGGAGAACGGGAGCAACGCCTCGTCCCCGGCGTCGGTGCCCGAGTACACAG GTCCGCGGCTGTACAAGGAGCCCAGCGCCAAGTCCAACAAGTTCATCATCCACAATGCCCTGTCGCACTGCTGCCTCGCGGGCAAGGTAAACGAACCGCAGAAGAACCGCATTCTGGAG GAAATTGAGAAGAGCAAGGCCAATCACTTCCTGATCCTCTTCCGCGACTCGAGCTGCCAGTTCCGGGCCCTCTACACGTTGTCcggggagacagaggagctgaCGAGGCTGGCCGGCTACGGCCCCCGCACAGTCACGCCCGCCATGGTCGAGGGCATCTACAAGTACAACTCGGACCGCAAGCGCTTTACCCAGATCCCTGCCAAGACCATGTCCATGAGTGTAGACGCCTTCACCATCCAGGGCCACCTCTGGCAGAGCAAGAAGCCCACCACCCCCAAGAAGGGCAGCAGCACCCCCAAGTAG
- the CAMSAP3 gene encoding calmodulin-regulated spectrin-associated protein 3 isoform X3: protein MVEAAPPGPGPLRRTFLVPEIKSLDQYDFSRAKAAASLAWVLRAAFGGAEHVPSELWEPFYTDQYAQEHVKPPVTRLLLSAELYCRAWRQVLPQLETPPSPSALLALLARRGTVPALPERPVQEADLRHQPILMGAHLAVIDALMVAFAFEWTKTLPGPLALASLEHKLLFWVDTTIRRLQEKTEQEAAQRASPAAPADGVAPAQPSCPTRWYWKLVPIRYRKDRAVARRAPCFPTVTTLQDLASGAALAATIHCYCPQLLRLEEVCLKDPMSVADSLYNLQLVQDFCASRLPRGCPLSLEDLLYVPPPLKINLVVLLAEMFMCFEVLKPDFVQAKDLPDGHAASPRATEASSAQNSSGCSSPVFNFRHPLLSPGGSQSPLRGSTGSLKSSPSMSHMEALGKAWNRQLSRPLSQAVSFSTPFGLDSDVDVVMGDPVLLRSVSSDSLGPPRPVPARTPVQPAPEPGDLPTIEEALQIIHSAEPRLLPDGAADGSFYLHSPEGPSKLPLASSYPLEGASKAPAYVPHPEAPLKPSPCTVAEMSKPSALSEGSPKAAASSPAANNSEVKMTSFAERKKQLVRAEAEAGSPTATPAAPEALSSEMSELGARLEEKRRAIEAQKRRIEAIFAKHRQRLGKSAFLQVQPREAGGEAEAEAEPGPVPGGERPAGEGQGEPSPRPKAVTFSPELGPVPPEGLGDYNRAVSKLSAALSSLQRDMQRLTDQQQRLLAPPEAPGPAPPPAAWVIPGPTVGPKAASPSPARRVPAARRSPGPGPSPTPRSPKHARPAELRLAPLTRVLTPPHDVDSLPHLRKFSPSQVPVQTRSSILLAEGSPPEEPAARPGLIEIPLGSLEEPTAEDEGDGSPPGAEDSLEEEASSEGEPRAGLGFFYKDEDKPEDEMAQKRASLLERQQRRAEEARRRKQWQEAEKEQRREEAARLAQEEAAPGPPAPPAPAAIPAPAARAPVEEEVGPRRGEFTRLEYERRAQLKLMDDLDKVLRPRAAGTGGPGRGGRRGPRPRSGCCDDSALARSPARGLLGSRLSKVYSQSTLSLSTVANEAPNNLGVKRPTSRAPSPSGLMSPSRLPGSRERDWENGSNASSPASVPEYTGPRLYKEPSAKSNKFIIHNALSHCCLAGKVNEPQKNRILEEIEKSKANHFLILFRDSSCQFRALYTLSGETEELTRLAGYGPRTVTPAMVEGIYKYNSDRKRFTQIPAKTMSMSVDAFTIQGHLWQSKKPTTPKKGSSTPK, encoded by the exons AGCATGTGCCCTCGGAGCTGTGGGAGCCCTTCTACACCGACCAGTACGCACAGGAGCACGTGAAGCCCCCGGTGACACGGCTGCTGCTCTCGGCCGAGCTCTACTGCCGGGCCTGGCGCCAGGTGCTGCCGCAGCTCGAGACCCCCCCCAGTCCCTCCGCGCTGCTGGCCCTGCTGGCGCGGAGGGGCACGGTGCCCGCGCTGCCCGAGCGTCCCGTGCAGGAGGCCGACTTGAGGCACCAGCCTATCCTCATG GGAGCCCACCTAGCTGTCATTGACGCCCTCATGGTTGCCTTCGCCTTCGAGTGGACAAAGACACTGCCCGGTCCCTTGGCCCTGGCCAGCTTGGAGCACAAGCTCCTTTTCTGGGTGGACACG acCATCCGGCGGTTGCAGGAGAAGACTGAGCAGGAAGCTGCCCAGAGAGCCTCTCCCGCGGCCCCTGCAGATGGGGTGGCCCCCGCACAGCCCTCG TGCCCCACACGCTGGTACTGGAAGCTGGTTCCT ATCCGATACCGCAAGGACCGAGCTGTGGCCCGACGCGCCCCCTGCTTTCCAACCGTGACCACCCTCCAGGATCTGGCGAGTGGGGCCGCGCTGGCCGCCACGATCCATTGCTATTGTCCCCAGCTCTTGCGACTCGAGG AGGTGTGCCTCAAGGACCCCATGTCTGTGGCGGACAGCCTCTACAACCTCCAGCTGGTGCAGGATTTCTGTGCCTCCCGCCTTCCTCGTGGCTGCCCACTGTCCCTCGAGGACCTGCTGTATGTCCCACCGCCCCTCAAG ATCAACCTGGTGGTGCTGCTCGCTGAGATGTTCATGTGCTTTGAGGTGCTGAAACCTGATTTCGTGCAGGCTAAGGACCTTCCTGATGGTCATG CGGCCTCCCCCCGGGCCACAGAGGCCTCTTCCGCCCAGAACAGCAGTGGCTGCAG TTCTCCTGTCTTCAATTTCCGCCACCCACTCCTGTCACCCGGCGGCTCCCAGTCCCCACTCCGTGGATCCACAG gctcaCTGAAGTCCTCCCCGTCCATGTCCCACATGGAGGCCCTCGGCAAGGCCTGGAACCGTCAGCTCAG CCGTCCCCTCTCCCAGGCAGTGTCGTTCAGCACCCCCTTTGGCCTGGACAGCGACGTGGATGTCGTCATGGGAGACCCCGTCCTACTCCGCTCGGTCAGCTCAGACAGCCTGGGCCCCCCGCGCCCTGTGCCAGCCCGGACCCCCGTGCAGCCAGCCCCGGAGCCTGGCGACCTGCCTACCATCGAGGAGGCCCTGCAGATCATCCACAGTGCCGAGCCCCGGCTGCTCCCAGATGGGGCTGCCGACGGCAGCTTCTACCTCCACTCCCCCGAGGGGCCCTCCAAACTGCCGCTGGCTTCCTCCTACCCACTCGAGGGGGCCTCCAAAGCACCCGCCTACGTGCCCCACCCCGAGGCCCCCTTGAAACCGTCTCCCTGCACGGTGGCGGAGATGTCGAAACCGTCGGCCCTATCCGAGGGCTCCCCGAAGGCGGCGGCTTCGTCCCCAGCGGCCAACAACTCCGAAGTGAAGATGACCAGCTTTGCTGAACGCAAGAAGCAGCTGGTGAGGGCTGAGGCCGAGGCAGGGTCCCCGACGGCCACCCCCGCGGCACCAGAGGCCCTGAGCTCCGAGATGAGCGAGCTGGGAGCCCGGCTGGAGGAGAAACGGCGGGCCATAGAGGCTCAGAAGCGACGGATCGAGGCCATCTTTGCCAAGCACCGCCAGCGACTGGGCAAGAGCGCTTTCTTGCAGGTGCAGCCTCGGGAGGCCGGAGGGGAGGCGGAGGCAGAGGCGGAGCCAGGCCCAGTCCCCGGTGGGGAGCGGCCGGCGGGTGAGGGCCAGGGCGAGCCATCCCCGCGGCCCAAGGCGGTGACCTTCTCACCCGAACTGGGCCCAGTGCCCCCCGAGGGGCTGGGGGACTATAACCGGGCGGTCAGCAAGTTAAGCGCCGCGCTGAGCTCACTGCAGCGGGACATGCAGAGGCTCACGGACCAGCAGCAGCGGCTCCTGGCTCCGCCCGAGGCCCCTGGGCCtgccccgccgcccgccgcgtGGGTCATCCCTGGTCCCACGGTGGGTCCCAAAGCCGCATCTCCCAGCCCTGCTCGGCGCGTCCCGGCTGCCCGGCGCAGCCCCGGGCCCGGCCCCAGCCCGACACCCCGAAGCCCGAAACACGCACGGCCGGCGGAGCTGCGGCTGGCTCCCCTGACGAGAGTGCTCACGCCTCCCCATGATGTAGACAGCCTCCCCCACCTGCGCAAGTTCTCGCCAAGCCAGGTGCCCGTGCAGACCCGTTCCTCTATCCTCCTGGCGGAGGGGTCGCCTCCAGAGGAGCCCGCGGCCCGGCCTGGCCTCATCGAGATCCCACTGGGCAGCCTGGAAGAGCCCACGGCCGAGGACGAGGGAGACGGGAGCCCCCCTGGTGCTGAGGATTCCTTAGAGGAGGAGGCGTCTTCGGAGGGAGAGCCCCGGGCCGGGCTGGGATTCTTCTACAAG GATGAAGACAAGCCCGAGGACGAGATGGCCCAAAAGCGGGCCAGCCTGCTGGAACGGCAGCAGCGGCGGGCGGAGGAGGCTCGGCGGCGGAAGCAGTGGCAGGAGGCCGAGAAGGAGCAGCGGAGGGAAGAGGCTGCCCG GCTGGCCCAGGAGGAGGCGGCCCCGGGTCCTCCAGCCCCCCCAGCTCCTGCAGCGATCCCGGCCCCTGCCGCCAGGGCCCCCGTCGAGGAGGAGGTGGGCCCCAGGAGGGGGGAGTTCACCCGGCTCGAGTATGAACGCCGGGCCCAGCTGAAGCTGATGGACGACCTTGACAAAGTGCTACGGCCACGGGCTGCGGGGAccggggggccgggccggggtgGGCGGAGGGGCCCCCGGCCGCGCTCCGGTTGCTGTGACGACTCGGCCCTGGCACGAAGCCCTGCCCGTGGCCTGCTGG GCTCCCGGCTCAGCAAAGTCTACTCTCAGTCCACCCTGTCACTGTCAACCGTGGCCAACGAGGCCCCCAATAATCTTGGCGTGAAGAGGCCGACGTCTCG ggctccatccccATCCGGCCTCATGTCCCCGAGCCGCCTGCCTGGTAGCCGGGAACGCGACTGGGAGAACGGGAGCAACGCCTCGTCCCCGGCGTCGGTGCCCGAGTACACAG GTCCGCGGCTGTACAAGGAGCCCAGCGCCAAGTCCAACAAGTTCATCATCCACAATGCCCTGTCGCACTGCTGCCTCGCGGGCAAGGTAAACGAACCGCAGAAGAACCGCATTCTGGAG GAAATTGAGAAGAGCAAGGCCAATCACTTCCTGATCCTCTTCCGCGACTCGAGCTGCCAGTTCCGGGCCCTCTACACGTTGTCcggggagacagaggagctgaCGAGGCTGGCCGGCTACGGCCCCCGCACAGTCACGCCCGCCATGGTCGAGGGCATCTACAAGTACAACTCGGACCGCAAGCGCTTTACCCAGATCCCTGCCAAGACCATGTCCATGAGTGTAGACGCCTTCACCATCCAGGGCCACCTCTGGCAGAGCAAGAAGCCCACCACCCCCAAGAAGGGCAGCAGCACCCCCAAGTAG